From one Staphylococcus kloosii genomic stretch:
- a CDS encoding sensor histidine kinase, translating into MISCLIITWFSEYDTALMLFVYYLVILMITISNFKRVETSKLKIKMNEKNAQINMLIAEQERTRIAQDLHDTLGHVFASISLKSELAAKLVTNKPDKAIEEMTAVNRISKDSLNKVRSIINDLKISSFKEEVDTVGYMLREANLTFEFSNAEYAEKLSTTRQSIMAMILREAINNIVKHAQATKIEGQIQLGDKELKLIIKDDGVGVDDVEQLELKSIQERVNILNGTLITYNDEGLCIEVLIPRSVEQ; encoded by the coding sequence ATGATTTCGTGTTTAATAATTACGTGGTTTAGCGAATACGATACTGCACTCATGCTATTTGTTTATTATTTAGTTATTTTAATGATCACAATTAGTAATTTTAAGAGAGTAGAAACAAGTAAACTTAAAATAAAAATGAATGAAAAGAATGCTCAAATTAATATGCTTATTGCTGAACAAGAAAGAACACGTATTGCTCAGGATCTTCATGATACGCTAGGTCATGTTTTTGCGAGTATTAGTTTAAAATCTGAATTAGCTGCTAAATTAGTTACTAATAAACCCGATAAAGCTATAGAAGAAATGACTGCAGTAAATCGTATTTCTAAAGATTCATTAAACAAAGTACGTTCGATTATTAACGATCTCAAAATAAGTTCCTTTAAGGAAGAAGTAGATACTGTAGGTTATATGCTTAGAGAGGCAAATTTAACGTTTGAATTTAGTAATGCGGAGTATGCTGAAAAGCTATCAACAACTAGACAATCTATAATGGCAATGATATTACGAGAAGCAATTAATAATATAGTAAAACATGCACAAGCCACTAAAATAGAAGGACAAATACAATTGGGTGACAAAGAGTTGAAACTCATTATTAAAGACGATGGAGTTGGCGTAGATGATGTGGAACAACTTGAACTGAAAAGTATTCAAGAACGCGTCAATATATTAAATGGCACGTTAATCACATATAATGACGAGGGTTTATGTATTGAAGTCTTAATACCAAGGAGTGTTGAACAATGA
- a CDS encoding response regulator transcription factor yields the protein MISTIIAEDQSMLRQAMVQLMELHDEIDIVSTVGDGGEAWQDIQKYKPDIAVLDIEMPTMTGLEILSHIREAQLNIKVIIVTTFKRPGYFESAVANDVDAYVLKERSVDELVETMHHVMAGNKEYSDSLVTTMFKDKNPLTAKEQLVLTEIGKGLTSKEISQTLFLSDGTVRNYTSNIIDKLAVENRFEAWKKAHEKGWI from the coding sequence ATGATTTCGACAATAATAGCAGAAGACCAATCTATGCTAAGGCAAGCAATGGTTCAATTAATGGAACTCCATGATGAAATAGATATTGTCTCAACAGTAGGTGATGGTGGCGAAGCATGGCAAGATATACAAAAGTATAAGCCTGATATTGCAGTTTTAGACATTGAAATGCCTACTATGACCGGTCTTGAAATTTTAAGTCATATTAGGGAAGCACAATTAAATATTAAAGTTATCATAGTGACTACATTTAAAAGACCAGGTTATTTTGAATCGGCAGTAGCAAATGATGTAGATGCATATGTATTAAAAGAACGTTCGGTAGATGAACTTGTAGAGACGATGCACCATGTAATGGCAGGAAATAAAGAATATAGCGATTCACTAGTGACTACGATGTTCAAAGACAAAAACCCTTTAACTGCGAAAGAACAACTTGTGTTAACGGAAATAGGCAAGGGTTTAACAAGCAAAGAAATTTCGCAAACTTTATTTTTATCAGACGGTACCGTTAGAAATTATACTTCCAATATTATTGATAAATTAGCAGTTGAAAATCGTTTTGAAGCATGGAAGAAAGCCCATGAAAAAGGGTGGATATAA
- a CDS encoding sugar phosphate isomerase family — protein sequence MRASDKVLQEKIATIADNDIIAFDNHPVSYRVIDTLNQNNTKISVVSYSTDIIHYAAKNTNFNIIIPTGQVNSTFHVVIGETVCDTFKKYQIKQYYLSAPYQMNKALFQTYEEVAQIQHTLFNSADSIYLMNYPEIITSFDEEQYYKVGELS from the coding sequence ATGCGTGCGTCTGACAAAGTATTACAAGAGAAGATTGCTACTATAGCAGATAATGATATTATTGCATTTGATAATCATCCTGTGTCATACAGAGTCATAGATACTCTAAACCAAAATAATACAAAGATTTCAGTAGTAAGTTATTCAACGGATATTATTCATTATGCAGCAAAAAATACAAATTTTAATATTATTATACCGACAGGTCAGGTTAATAGTACGTTTCATGTAGTAATTGGAGAAACAGTATGCGATACATTTAAAAAATATCAGATTAAACAATATTATTTATCAGCACCTTATCAAATGAACAAAGCACTATTTCAAACTTATGAGGAAGTGGCGCAAATACAACATACGTTGTTTAATAGCGCAGATAGTATTTATTTAATGAATTATCCCGAAATTATTACCTCTTTTGATGAAGAGCAATATTATAAAGTCGGAGAATTGTCATAA
- the nucI gene encoding thermonuclease NucI, with translation MKSSKQVTILICCVVVIGVLFFQFINHSGPFANNDSKTSEKGPDKTSKVHVERVVDGDTFVAKDKDNNELKVRLIGMDTPETVKPNTPVQPFGKAASNFTKEHLTNKDVYLEYDKEPKDRYGRTLAYVWLDKKTMFNEVLVQKGLAREKYFAPNGKYRDVFKKAQADAQSKHLNIWSKNH, from the coding sequence ATGAAATCTTCAAAACAAGTGACTATATTAATCTGTTGTGTTGTCGTAATCGGAGTACTGTTTTTTCAATTTATAAATCATAGTGGACCATTTGCTAATAACGATAGTAAAACATCAGAAAAAGGTCCCGATAAAACGAGTAAAGTCCATGTAGAGAGAGTCGTAGATGGCGATACATTTGTCGCTAAAGATAAGGATAATAATGAACTGAAAGTACGATTAATTGGTATGGATACACCTGAAACAGTCAAACCCAATACACCAGTGCAACCATTTGGTAAAGCGGCTTCAAATTTTACCAAAGAACATTTAACAAACAAAGATGTATATTTGGAATACGATAAAGAACCAAAAGATAGATATGGACGTACCTTGGCATACGTATGGTTAGACAAGAAAACGATGTTTAATGAAGTATTAGTTCAAAAGGGTTTAGCTAGAGAAAAATATTTTGCACCAAATGGTAAATATCGTGATGTGTTTAAAAAAGCTCAAGCAGATGCACAATCCAAACATTTAAATATTTGGAGCAAAAATCACTAA
- a CDS encoding ABC transporter permease, translated as MMKQYFLTEIRLTLRKRVNLMLAILLPLIFYIIFTSILDLPKDAEKAFDKEYMYSMTAFSLSNFCLMQFPMEMITEKVTGWYKNIIRTPLRPYQYYGAKIFKVMIQFAISIVVIFTVAHFFKNVNMTLTEWISSGVILWIGASTFLGIGVLIAQLNDVQKASGIGSILYLGLAVIGGLWYPTTQFPDWLKQISHATPTYNLKKVAFDIGKGDPFSYHAFFILIGYSILFLIIALLIRKRREVEV; from the coding sequence ATGATGAAACAATATTTTCTTACTGAAATACGCTTAACGTTAAGAAAACGAGTAAATTTAATGTTAGCAATCTTACTACCATTAATATTTTATATCATTTTCACTTCGATTTTAGATTTGCCAAAAGATGCTGAAAAAGCATTCGACAAAGAATATATGTATAGCATGACGGCTTTCAGTTTATCAAACTTTTGTTTAATGCAATTTCCAATGGAAATGATAACTGAAAAGGTAACGGGTTGGTATAAAAACATTATCCGTACACCTTTACGTCCTTATCAATATTATGGTGCTAAAATTTTCAAAGTCATGATTCAATTTGCAATCTCTATAGTAGTAATATTTACCGTAGCTCATTTTTTTAAAAACGTTAATATGACATTAACTGAATGGATTTCTTCGGGAGTCATATTGTGGATAGGGGCGAGTACATTTTTAGGAATAGGAGTGTTAATTGCACAATTAAACGATGTTCAAAAAGCGAGTGGCATTGGCAGTATTTTATATTTAGGTTTAGCTGTTATCGGCGGATTGTGGTATCCAACAACACAATTTCCAGATTGGTTAAAACAAATTTCACATGCAACGCCAACGTATAATTTGAAAAAGGTTGCTTTTGATATTGGGAAAGGTGACCCATTTAGCTACCATGCTTTCTTTATTTTAATAGGTTATAGTATACTATTTTTGATAATAGCTTTACTTATTAGAAAAAGAAGAGAAGTGGAAGTATGA